One window from the genome of Fibrobacterota bacterium encodes:
- the argS gene encoding arginine--tRNA ligase, with protein MKTYKEEIAELLAPLTGLPAQDIVHAITLPQHLGQGDFAFPCFPLAKKLRKAPPAIAIELAGQIKPTASIVKVEALNGYLNFFVDAAEFARRTLGPIAEEGAAYGTSRRGDGETVCIDFSSPNMGKELVFHHLRGTMIGNSLSKLYARAGYRVVRINHLGDWGTSYGKLIVMFLREGLHESDLAGMTIERLNALYTAFAKAAEADPSMEDQARAAFQKLESGDAMYRRLWQSFKDITLAELRRIYGFLEVGFDSYIGEAYFIDHMPKTLDLLAAKGLVQRSQGADIVDLSAHNLPPALLRKSDGATLYVTRDIAAAIYRSETYGFSKCLYVVDNGQSLHFQQLIKVLELAGYPWAKGMEHVPFGLVLIKSEEGGWEKGKTRSGQASLLKDVIEAAQEKILGIIKEKNPDAEGKEELALRIGVGALVFSELKNRRLNDIRFEWDQALSFEGDSGPYVQNAHVRLCSILRKSIERSGVASDERAGLKGPAENGTDGLDFTRYPEPQAQALIRALSLLPDKIRVALDANDPCPMAQYALEIAETSHSFIHSCRVLGSPEEKERLFLIDCARIVLGSTLDLIGVPPIEYM; from the coding sequence ATGAAGACTTATAAAGAGGAGATCGCCGAGCTCCTCGCGCCCCTGACCGGACTTCCCGCCCAGGACATCGTTCACGCCATCACCCTGCCGCAACATCTGGGGCAGGGCGATTTCGCGTTCCCCTGCTTCCCCCTGGCCAAGAAACTGCGCAAGGCCCCGCCGGCGATCGCCATCGAGTTGGCCGGGCAGATCAAACCCACGGCCTCCATCGTGAAGGTCGAGGCCCTCAACGGGTACCTGAATTTCTTCGTCGACGCCGCCGAGTTCGCGCGCCGCACCTTGGGACCCATCGCCGAGGAGGGCGCCGCCTATGGGACATCGCGCCGCGGCGATGGCGAAACCGTTTGCATCGATTTCTCCTCGCCCAACATGGGGAAGGAATTGGTCTTCCATCATCTACGCGGGACCATGATCGGAAATTCCCTTTCCAAGCTTTACGCGCGGGCGGGATATCGGGTGGTGCGCATCAACCACTTGGGGGACTGGGGCACGTCCTACGGCAAGTTGATCGTGATGTTCCTGCGCGAGGGGCTTCACGAAAGCGACCTGGCGGGCATGACCATAGAGCGGCTGAACGCGCTGTATACCGCATTCGCGAAGGCCGCCGAGGCCGATCCTTCCATGGAGGACCAGGCCCGGGCGGCTTTCCAGAAATTGGAAAGCGGCGATGCGATGTATCGCCGGCTGTGGCAGTCCTTCAAGGACATCACCCTGGCGGAGCTCCGGCGGATTTACGGTTTCCTGGAAGTCGGTTTCGATAGCTATATCGGCGAAGCCTACTTCATCGATCACATGCCCAAGACGCTGGACTTGCTGGCCGCGAAGGGGCTGGTACAGAGGAGCCAAGGCGCCGACATCGTGGATCTCTCCGCGCATAACCTTCCTCCCGCGCTTTTGCGGAAGTCGGATGGGGCCACCCTTTACGTTACGCGTGACATCGCCGCCGCCATCTACCGCTCCGAGACCTACGGCTTTTCCAAGTGCCTCTACGTGGTGGACAACGGCCAAAGCCTGCATTTCCAGCAACTGATAAAGGTGCTGGAATTGGCGGGCTACCCTTGGGCGAAGGGCATGGAGCATGTTCCCTTCGGCCTGGTGCTGATCAAGAGCGAAGAAGGCGGGTGGGAGAAGGGCAAGACGCGTTCGGGCCAAGCCAGCTTGTTGAAGGACGTGATCGAGGCGGCCCAAGAGAAGATCCTGGGCATCATCAAGGAAAAGAATCCCGATGCCGAGGGCAAGGAAGAGCTGGCGCTGCGCATCGGAGTGGGCGCCCTCGTCTTCAGCGAATTGAAGAACCGGCGCCTCAACGATATCCGCTTCGAGTGGGATCAGGCCTTGAGCTTCGAAGGCGACTCGGGTCCTTACGTGCAGAACGCGCATGTGCGCCTATGCAGCATCTTGCGGAAAAGCATCGAGCGATCAGGGGTCGCCTCGGATGAACGCGCCGGCCTCAAGGGCCCGGCCGAAAACGGAACCGACGGTCTCGATTTCACGCGTTACCCCGAGCCTCAGGCCCAAGCCCTCATCCGGGCCTTAAGCCTATTACCCGATAAGATCCGGGTCGCGCTCGACGCCAACGATCCCTGTCCCATGGCGCAATACGCTCTGGAGATAGCCGAAACCTCCCATAGCTTCATCCATAGCTGCCGCGTGCTCGGCTCGCCCGAAGAGAAGGAACGCCTGTTCCTCATCGACTGCGCCCGCATCGTCCTGGGGTCGACCTTGGACCTGATCGGCGTTCCCCCCATCGAATACATGTAG
- the rsfS gene encoding ribosome silencing factor encodes MAKSKTVVEAQALAGKAAALLFAKKADELVMLDLRGLSSLTDFYLICTCQNEAQMRVAMHNTSKALSKEGIKPLRSEYHSGVRWAVLDYGDLIIHLFEKDTRSYYSLERLWADAKATKLKAEDYITQDEKAAEDEDEDL; translated from the coding sequence ATGGCAAAGAGTAAAACCGTAGTAGAAGCCCAGGCCCTGGCCGGCAAGGCCGCAGCGCTTCTTTTCGCCAAGAAGGCGGACGAGCTGGTGATGCTGGACCTGCGAGGCCTGAGCTCGCTGACCGACTTCTACCTGATCTGCACCTGCCAGAACGAGGCGCAGATGCGCGTCGCCATGCACAACACCTCGAAGGCGCTTTCCAAGGAAGGCATCAAGCCCTTACGGTCCGAATACCATAGCGGCGTGCGCTGGGCCGTGCTCGATTACGGGGACCTGATCATCCACCTGTTCGAGAAGGATACCCGTAGCTATTATTCCCTGGAACGCCTGTGGGCGGACGCCAAGGCCACCAAGCTGAAGGCCGAAGACTACATCACCCAAGACGAAAAAGCCGCCGAAGACGAGGATGAAGACTTATAA